A genomic segment from Nodosilinea sp. PGN35 encodes:
- a CDS encoding tetratricopeptide repeat protein produces the protein MDTVHPLENAINDYRQWVSKLVNDADAWSEEAVLAMLHSRDRLQHLIDQLAEMPDQNTLPPQLWLELAEADADLGRQSDRLRAIPALADWRKSVQPPEHHWWWYPPEPQPPKEALAWLWGGLTIAMLTISLALAQDIASRFTIDTPGVWSSLGAIAPVILTLFASGGALTKVGQQLLESVLASRTPARQNWAKIKLALAFALALGLFCFHSLGLPRIAAAYNQQGEEQYETGDWASAQNNFQQALSLKPDYPEAQFNLGVMYEEYQQTDRARTEYLKAVQAGYLPAYNNLAHLYLQQDNPEAAVPLLRSALSSPGLSQQQPELQYTLHKNLGQVRLAQERYAEAETALLEAIAIGQELERPRPDAYCLLAQVLAQSPPPANSPLPTARAAWESCLRYADRPEYDAWEGMARQALTQPENVYDAAPP, from the coding sequence ATGGACACCGTGCATCCCCTCGAAAACGCCATAAACGACTACCGCCAGTGGGTCAGCAAACTGGTGAATGATGCCGATGCCTGGAGCGAGGAAGCGGTGCTGGCGATGCTCCACAGCCGCGATCGCCTTCAGCACCTGATCGACCAGCTGGCCGAAATGCCCGATCAGAACACCCTGCCGCCCCAGCTGTGGCTGGAACTGGCCGAGGCCGATGCCGATTTGGGCCGCCAGAGCGATCGCCTGCGGGCCATACCCGCCCTGGCCGACTGGCGCAAAAGTGTGCAGCCACCCGAGCACCACTGGTGGTGGTACCCGCCTGAACCCCAACCGCCCAAGGAGGCTCTGGCCTGGCTGTGGGGCGGTCTCACCATCGCTATGCTGACCATTAGCCTGGCCCTGGCGCAGGATATTGCCAGCCGCTTCACCATTGACACGCCGGGGGTGTGGAGTTCGCTGGGGGCGATCGCCCCGGTCATTCTGACGCTATTTGCCAGCGGTGGTGCGCTAACCAAAGTGGGCCAGCAGCTCTTAGAAAGCGTGCTGGCCAGCCGCACCCCGGCTCGGCAAAACTGGGCCAAGATTAAACTTGCCCTGGCTTTTGCCCTGGCCCTGGGGCTGTTTTGCTTTCACTCCCTGGGGCTGCCCCGCATTGCCGCCGCCTACAACCAGCAGGGCGAAGAGCAGTACGAAACGGGCGACTGGGCCAGCGCCCAAAACAACTTTCAGCAGGCCCTCAGCCTCAAGCCCGACTACCCCGAGGCCCAGTTTAATCTGGGCGTGATGTACGAGGAGTACCAGCAGACCGACCGGGCCAGAACCGAATACCTCAAAGCGGTGCAGGCTGGCTACCTACCCGCCTACAACAACCTGGCTCACCTCTACCTCCAGCAAGACAACCCCGAAGCCGCTGTGCCCCTGCTGCGATCGGCCCTCAGCAGCCCTGGCCTGAGCCAGCAGCAGCCGGAGCTACAGTACACCCTGCACAAAAACCTGGGCCAGGTGCGCCTGGCCCAGGAGCGCTATGCCGAGGCCGAAACGGCCCTGCTAGAGGCCATTGCCATCGGCCAAGAGCTAGAGCGCCCCCGCCCCGATGCCTACTGCCTGCTGGCCCAGGTGCTGGCCCAGTCGCCGCCCCCCGCCAACTCGCCCCTGCCCACCGCTAGAGCCGCCTGGGAAAGCTGCCTGCGCTACGCCGATCGCCCCGAATACGACGCCTGGGAAGGCATGGCCCGCCAAGCTTTGACACAACCGGAGAATGTGTATGACGCAGCCCCACCGTAG
- a CDS encoding cysteine desulfurase-like protein: MTHNFSPPLDLAFVRQQFPSLAGDWIFFDNAGGSQILKPVVDRITAFLYESNVQLGASYALSQRATERVAAGAQAMATLVNAADPAEVVLGPSTSALLRMLAQCFRPTLQPGDEIVVTNADHEANISPWVELERAGMVVKFWRVNPTTLELDLADLEALLTSKTRLVAVTHTSNVLGSIQPVRAIADLVHSHGALLCVDGVAFAPHRRVDVQALDVDFYTFSLYKVYGPHMALLYGKKELLLTLPGYNHYFIDDRAIPYKFQPGDSSYELSYSLTAITDYFTALGQHHGQPGEADPIDQAFALIQQHEAALNERLLSFLHSRPRVRVIGRDAADPTQRVSTISFVVEGVSSDQIPPRLDSHNIAIRYGHFYALRLIEALGLLPQQGVVRVSMVHYNTLEECDRLIEQLENLL; this comes from the coding sequence TTGACCCACAATTTTTCCCCGCCGCTCGATCTCGCCTTTGTTCGTCAGCAATTTCCTTCGCTGGCGGGCGACTGGATCTTTTTCGACAACGCGGGCGGTTCGCAAATTCTCAAACCCGTGGTCGATCGCATCACCGCATTTCTCTACGAGTCGAACGTGCAGCTGGGAGCCAGCTACGCCCTGTCGCAGCGGGCGACGGAGCGGGTGGCGGCGGGGGCTCAGGCCATGGCCACGCTGGTCAACGCCGCCGACCCAGCGGAGGTGGTGCTCGGCCCCAGCACCTCCGCGCTGTTGCGCATGCTGGCCCAGTGCTTTCGGCCCACCCTGCAACCGGGCGATGAAATTGTTGTCACCAATGCCGACCACGAAGCCAACATCAGCCCCTGGGTAGAGCTGGAGCGCGCGGGCATGGTGGTCAAGTTCTGGCGGGTGAACCCCACCACCCTGGAACTAGACCTGGCCGATCTAGAGGCCTTGCTGACGTCAAAAACTCGCCTGGTCGCCGTCACCCACACGTCGAATGTGTTGGGCAGCATTCAGCCGGTGCGGGCGATCGCCGATCTCGTCCACAGCCACGGCGCGCTACTCTGCGTCGATGGAGTCGCCTTTGCTCCCCACCGCCGCGTCGATGTGCAGGCTTTGGATGTCGATTTCTATACCTTCAGCCTCTACAAGGTGTACGGCCCCCACATGGCACTGCTCTACGGCAAAAAAGAGCTGCTGCTGACGCTGCCCGGCTACAACCACTACTTCATCGACGACAGGGCGATTCCCTACAAATTTCAGCCGGGGGACAGCAGCTACGAGCTGAGCTACAGCCTCACAGCCATTACCGACTATTTCACCGCTCTGGGCCAGCACCACGGCCAGCCCGGTGAAGCCGACCCCATCGATCAGGCCTTTGCCCTGATTCAGCAGCACGAAGCAGCCCTCAACGAACGGCTGCTCTCGTTCCTGCACAGTCGCCCCAGGGTGCGGGTCATTGGCCGAGACGCAGCTGACCCGACCCAACGCGTTTCCACCATTTCCTTTGTGGTGGAGGGGGTGAGCAGCGACCAAATTCCGCCCCGGCTCGACAGCCACAACATTGCCATTCGCTACGGCCATTTCTACGCCCTGCGGCTGATCGAAGCTCTAGGGCTGCTGCCCCAGCAGGGCGTGGTGCGGGTCAGCATGGTGCACTACAACACCCTTGAGGAATGCGATCGCCTGATTGAGCAGCTAGAGAACCTTCTGTAG
- a CDS encoding PadR family transcriptional regulator yields MALSHTILAVLSQQPYSGYDISKRFEESVSCYWQASQQQIYRELGKMEHQGWVVYETVPQAGKPDKKIYSLTEAGRGELARWYAEPTEPTPIREDLLVKVLAAPYVADGLLLPELHRRRQMHSEKLAHYQAMDEQYKAIAQPPPMEQFRYLTLRRGMRYEQDWIDWCDEVLDFLQGGTVL; encoded by the coding sequence ATGGCCCTGTCCCACACTATTTTGGCGGTCTTGTCCCAGCAGCCCTACAGCGGCTACGACATCAGCAAGCGCTTTGAAGAGAGCGTCAGCTGCTACTGGCAGGCCAGTCAGCAGCAGATCTACCGCGAGCTGGGCAAGATGGAGCACCAGGGTTGGGTGGTCTACGAAACCGTGCCCCAGGCGGGCAAACCCGACAAAAAGATTTACAGCCTTACCGAGGCGGGCAGAGGTGAATTGGCCCGCTGGTACGCCGAACCCACCGAGCCCACCCCCATCCGCGAAGACCTGCTGGTCAAGGTGCTGGCCGCTCCCTACGTGGCCGACGGGCTGCTGCTGCCAGAACTGCATCGGCGGCGGCAGATGCACAGCGAAAAGCTGGCCCATTACCAGGCCATGGATGAGCAGTACAAAGCGATTGCCCAGCCGCCCCCCATGGAGCAGTTTCGCTACCTCACCCTGCGTCGGGGCATGCGCTACGAACAGGACTGGATCGACTGGTGCGATGAAGTGCTCGATTTTTTGCAGGGCGGCACCGTTCTATGA
- a CDS encoding caspase family protein, with product MVNFNRRHFLQGAAGALGAIGLSQFGLERRAVRYGQALAQSTPRKVALLVGINDYPARERLFGPVTDVELQKQLLIHRFGFNPSDVHTLTNQQATRQGILEAFDEYLIKQVNPGDVVVFHYSGHGGQVQEYERMRSQLDAANRDCIDASCQNTTIVPIDYSSRGEAVVDDIMGHTLLLLRSLVPSENLTMVLDCCYAGGGKRGNVVMRSRQTDLTVTRDNAPPISRLEDEYQQQLLSRLGWSIEQYVEAINSPVSNGFVVTSSRASQQSADYAFDGFTAGAFTYLLTQHLWQDSQPLSVTIPTVASSTTSLSRHGQIPEYDPQGIPRVAETPVYHLSPVSPPAEAILLDAAGNKANGAVQLWLGGLDPISLESFNSNAEFTQIDQAGNALGTIKLLGRHGLIATGEWVERPNSRGGATPSPLLQERVRGIPAVITLRVGLDDTLSEAEKATAQALLQGFSAIEWTGVDGQSTNPPHVLLGRYTTAIDDRMRLSGVSRLPTIDSVGLFSATQEPLLLNSFSEPGETVAAALGLRLKAPLTSLLIGRMLALMVNQNASQLKVSLALEHGSSRSGTATRGGSDDAILVPRQTAQGIEIIPVGDEVTIRVANNEPTDLHIGLLVIDAAGEVTVLFPPASDDASADIVRAGRSLSLPRLRAAPPYGITQLLVMASSQPLQSALRTLRRIAPQVRGSASEASAEEVMRDMFGALDSRRGSTDSSLPAGPRLIDASTVAVLSLLFDVVSAT from the coding sequence ATGGTCAATTTCAATCGTCGTCATTTCTTGCAGGGGGCCGCTGGGGCGCTGGGGGCCATTGGCCTCAGCCAGTTTGGGCTCGAGCGTCGCGCGGTTCGCTACGGCCAGGCTCTGGCCCAAAGCACCCCCCGCAAAGTGGCGCTGCTGGTGGGCATCAACGACTACCCGGCGCGGGAGCGGCTGTTTGGCCCGGTTACCGATGTCGAGTTGCAAAAGCAGCTACTCATTCACCGCTTTGGCTTTAACCCCAGCGATGTGCATACGCTGACCAACCAGCAGGCCACTCGCCAGGGCATTCTTGAAGCCTTTGATGAGTACTTGATTAAACAGGTGAACCCAGGCGATGTAGTGGTGTTTCACTACTCCGGCCACGGCGGCCAGGTGCAGGAGTACGAGCGGATGCGATCGCAGCTTGATGCCGCCAACCGCGACTGCATTGATGCCAGCTGCCAAAATACCACTATCGTCCCTATCGACTACAGCAGCCGGGGAGAGGCCGTAGTCGATGACATCATGGGCCACACCCTGCTGCTGCTGCGATCGCTGGTGCCCAGCGAGAATCTCACCATGGTGCTCGACTGCTGCTACGCGGGCGGTGGCAAGCGGGGCAACGTGGTGATGCGATCGCGCCAGACCGATCTGACCGTCACCCGTGACAACGCTCCCCCGATTAGCCGCCTGGAAGACGAATACCAGCAACAACTGCTCAGCCGTCTGGGGTGGAGCATTGAGCAGTATGTAGAGGCGATCAATTCCCCGGTCAGCAACGGCTTTGTGGTGACGTCCTCCAGGGCCAGTCAGCAGTCTGCCGACTACGCCTTCGACGGGTTCACGGCGGGGGCCTTCACCTACCTGCTGACCCAGCACCTCTGGCAAGACAGCCAGCCGCTGTCGGTGACCATTCCAACGGTGGCCAGCAGCACCACCAGCCTGTCGCGCCACGGCCAGATTCCAGAGTATGATCCCCAGGGCATTCCTCGGGTGGCCGAAACCCCGGTCTACCACCTGTCGCCCGTATCTCCCCCCGCCGAGGCCATTCTGCTGGATGCGGCGGGCAACAAAGCCAATGGCGCGGTGCAGCTGTGGCTGGGCGGCCTCGACCCCATCAGCCTGGAATCGTTTAACAGCAATGCTGAGTTCACCCAGATCGACCAGGCGGGCAATGCCCTGGGCACGATTAAACTTCTGGGTCGCCATGGGCTAATCGCCACGGGGGAGTGGGTGGAGCGCCCGAACTCACGCGGCGGCGCTACACCTAGCCCCCTGCTGCAAGAGCGAGTGCGCGGCATTCCTGCGGTGATTACCCTGCGGGTGGGGCTTGACGACACCCTGAGCGAGGCCGAAAAGGCTACGGCTCAAGCGCTGTTGCAGGGCTTCAGCGCGATCGAGTGGACGGGGGTGGATGGGCAGAGCACCAATCCCCCCCACGTGCTGCTGGGGCGCTACACCACAGCCATTGACGATCGCATGCGGCTGAGCGGCGTCTCGCGGCTGCCGACGATAGACAGCGTTGGGCTGTTTTCGGCCACTCAAGAACCGCTGCTGCTGAACTCGTTTAGTGAACCTGGCGAAACCGTTGCGGCAGCTTTGGGCCTGCGGCTCAAGGCTCCGCTGACCAGCCTGCTGATTGGCCGCATGCTGGCCCTGATGGTGAACCAAAACGCCTCGCAGCTCAAGGTCAGCCTGGCGCTTGAGCACGGTAGCTCGCGCAGCGGTACGGCCACTCGCGGCGGCAGCGACGACGCCATTCTCGTTCCCCGGCAGACTGCCCAGGGCATTGAGATAATTCCGGTCGGCGACGAAGTGACGATTCGGGTGGCCAACAATGAGCCCACCGACCTTCACATCGGGCTGCTGGTAATCGATGCGGCGGGGGAGGTCACTGTGCTGTTTCCGCCCGCCAGCGATGACGCCAGTGCCGACATTGTGCGGGCCGGTCGATCGCTGTCCCTGCCGAGGCTGAGGGCGGCTCCCCCCTACGGCATTACCCAACTGCTGGTGATGGCCAGCAGTCAACCCTTGCAGAGCGCGCTCAGAACCCTGCGACGGATTGCCCCACAGGTGCGCGGCAGCGCCAGCGAAGCCTCTGCCGAAGAGGTGATGCGTGATATGTTTGGGGCCTTAGACAGTCGTCGCGGCAGCACCGATAGCAGTCTGCCTGCTGGCCCTCGCCTGATTGACGCGAGCACGGTGGCCGTGCTGTCGCTACTATTTGATGTCGTCTCCGCCACGTAG
- a CDS encoding lipopolysaccharide assembly protein LapB, whose product MTQPHRSLSNSLSNRLLLTLAGLGIGWFPTAAHAGLARIVTVSGSVQLRREAWSDFRPANPGTALYGPDLLQPVRGSRILVICPSGSQWVVPAGTISAVNNGCPGTPRALKPQFGIGDLRGGSDPAIPYIIAPRLNTVLSPMPTLRWNSVAGAETYRVSLQTRRGPLWELETDQAAIPYPDDQPPLTPGTLYTLVVEAESGASSTDDPPALRFNLLTGDRAEAAQTDIAAVEAMELPDMVKTLILVEDVYPRYELTAAAIEALEGLVTAGCETAKVRRLLGDLYLKSGLRLLAEQNYETALALALATDNLEEQVLAQYGLGTLYARVEEPEKATEYLEAAQAGALALGDTTLAADIAAELP is encoded by the coding sequence ATGACGCAGCCCCACCGTAGTCTTAGCAACAGTCTGAGCAACAGGTTGCTGCTGACGCTGGCTGGCCTGGGTATCGGCTGGTTCCCTACCGCCGCCCACGCTGGTCTGGCCCGCATTGTGACCGTCAGCGGTAGCGTACAGCTGCGGCGCGAAGCCTGGAGCGACTTTCGCCCCGCCAACCCCGGCACGGCGCTGTACGGCCCCGACCTGTTGCAGCCTGTTCGCGGCAGCCGAATTTTGGTCATTTGCCCCAGCGGCAGCCAGTGGGTTGTGCCCGCTGGCACGATTTCTGCGGTCAACAACGGCTGCCCCGGCACGCCGAGAGCCCTCAAACCCCAGTTCGGCATTGGCGATCTGCGCGGCGGCAGCGACCCGGCTATTCCCTACATCATTGCGCCCCGGCTCAATACGGTGCTTTCGCCCATGCCAACCCTGCGCTGGAACTCGGTGGCAGGGGCTGAAACCTACCGAGTCTCGCTGCAAACCCGTCGTGGGCCGCTGTGGGAACTCGAAACCGATCAGGCCGCCATACCCTACCCCGACGACCAGCCGCCGCTGACGCCGGGCACCCTCTACACCCTGGTGGTCGAGGCCGAGTCTGGGGCTAGCTCCACCGACGACCCGCCCGCGCTGCGGTTTAATTTGCTGACGGGCGATCGCGCCGAAGCCGCCCAAACCGACATCGCCGCCGTCGAGGCGATGGAGCTGCCCGACATGGTAAAAACGCTGATTTTGGTGGAGGATGTCTACCCCCGCTACGAACTCACCGCAGCCGCCATTGAGGCCCTGGAGGGGCTGGTGACCGCTGGCTGTGAAACCGCCAAAGTACGGCGACTGCTGGGCGATCTCTACCTCAAAAGCGGCCTGCGCCTGCTGGCGGAGCAGAACTACGAAACAGCCCTGGCCCTGGCCTTGGCGACGGACAATCTGGAAGAGCAGGTGCTGGCCCAGTACGGCCTGGGCACGCTCTACGCTCGGGTGGAGGAACCCGAGAAGGCGACCGAATACCTGGAGGCAGCCCAGGCGGGTGCCCTGGCGCTGGGAGATACCACCCTGGCGGCAGACATTGCAGCTGAGCTGCCGTAG
- a CDS encoding HepT-like ribonuclease domain-containing protein, with protein MRAENLDIRWRQIAGLRAMVIHKYAQVNLTQGLAYSGARFAAFEKLYW; from the coding sequence TTGAGGGCAGAGAATTTAGATATTCGTTGGAGACAAATAGCTGGCTTGCGAGCCATGGTGATTCATAAATATGCGCAGGTTAATTTAACCCAGGGTTTAGCATATTCTGGAGCAAGATTTGCCGCTTTTGAGAAGTTGTATTGGTGA
- the ilvA gene encoding threonine ammonia-lyase, biosynthetic — MPTDYLERILTARVYDVAQETPLDIAPGLSTRLQNQLLLKREDMQSVFSFKLRGAYNKMAHLSPEQLAAGVIASSAGNHAQGVALGARQMGTRAIIVMPTTTPMMKVNAVKARGGEVVLYGETYDDAYAHARQLAEEKGLTFVHPFDDPDVIAGQGTIGMEILRQHPQPIHAIFVAIGGGGLISGIAAYVKRLRPEVKIIGVEPVEADAMARSLKAGERVRLSTVGLFADGVAVRQVGEETFRLCQQYVDDIILVSTDDICAAIKDVFEDTRSILEPAGALAIAGAKAYVEHTGITDQTLVAVACGANMNFDRLRFVAERAEIGEHREAIFAVTIPETPGSLKAFCECLGTRNLTEFNYRIADNHEAHIFVGLEVQGRADATAMAQVFESKGLKTLDLTDDELAKMHLRHMVGGKSSLAHDELLYRFEFPERPGALMKFVSAMSPDWNISLFHYRNNGSDYGRIVAGIQVPPDEMPQWQAFLDTLGYQYWDENQNPAYKLFLG; from the coding sequence ATGCCTACCGACTACCTCGAACGCATTCTCACCGCCCGAGTTTACGACGTGGCCCAGGAAACACCCCTAGATATTGCCCCCGGCCTATCGACGCGGCTGCAAAACCAGCTGCTGCTGAAGCGCGAAGACATGCAGTCGGTGTTTTCCTTTAAGCTGCGCGGGGCCTACAACAAAATGGCCCACCTGTCGCCGGAGCAACTCGCCGCCGGGGTGATTGCGTCGTCGGCGGGCAACCACGCCCAGGGGGTGGCGCTGGGGGCCAGGCAGATGGGCACCCGCGCCATCATCGTCATGCCCACCACGACGCCGATGATGAAGGTGAACGCGGTCAAGGCGCGGGGCGGTGAGGTGGTGCTCTACGGCGAAACCTACGACGACGCCTACGCCCACGCCCGCCAGCTGGCCGAGGAAAAGGGCCTCACCTTTGTCCACCCCTTCGACGACCCGGACGTGATCGCCGGTCAGGGCACCATCGGCATGGAGATTTTGCGCCAGCACCCCCAGCCCATCCACGCGATTTTTGTGGCGATCGGCGGCGGCGGCCTGATTTCGGGCATTGCCGCCTACGTCAAACGGCTGCGGCCTGAGGTCAAAATCATTGGCGTAGAGCCCGTTGAGGCCGATGCCATGGCGCGATCGCTCAAAGCCGGAGAGCGGGTGCGCCTGAGCACCGTGGGCCTGTTCGCCGACGGCGTCGCCGTGCGCCAGGTGGGGGAAGAGACCTTCCGCCTCTGTCAGCAGTACGTGGACGACATCATCCTGGTCAGCACCGACGACATCTGCGCGGCGATCAAAGACGTGTTTGAGGACACCCGCTCAATTTTGGAGCCCGCCGGGGCGCTGGCGATCGCGGGCGCAAAAGCCTACGTGGAGCACACCGGCATCACTGACCAAACCCTGGTGGCCGTGGCCTGCGGGGCCAACATGAACTTCGATCGCCTCCGCTTTGTGGCCGAGCGGGCTGAGATCGGCGAACACCGCGAGGCCATCTTCGCCGTCACCATTCCCGAAACCCCTGGCAGCCTCAAGGCCTTCTGCGAATGCCTGGGCACCCGCAACCTGACCGAGTTTAACTACCGCATCGCCGACAACCACGAGGCCCACATTTTTGTCGGGCTGGAGGTGCAGGGGCGGGCCGACGCGACGGCCATGGCCCAGGTGTTTGAGTCCAAGGGTTTAAAGACGCTGGATCTCACCGACGACGAACTTGCCAAAATGCACCTGCGCCACATGGTGGGGGGCAAGTCATCCCTGGCCCACGACGAACTGCTCTACCGCTTCGAGTTTCCCGAACGCCCCGGCGCGCTGATGAAGTTCGTCAGCGCCATGAGCCCCGACTGGAACATCAGCCTGTTCCACTACCGCAACAACGGCTCCGACTACGGGCGCATTGTGGCGGGCATCCAGGTGCCGCCGGATGAAATGCCCCAGTGGCAAGCCTTTCTAGACACCCTGGGCTACCAGTACTGGGACGAAAACCAAAACCCCGCCTACAAACTGTTTTTGGGTTAG
- a CDS encoding methyl-accepting chemotaxis protein, with protein MPLFKRLAAGKIRTRIFVGYLCGAMTLAAVGTATYHAVGQIRAMLVSVSASQQQLSRAHQILWLDEVLTQSMRNYVLTQDSRWQERYDTYFDPLEDLIIAAQAEASDPKIQALFDQQKVLNDKLAALETEAVDLLLAGNPDAALLVLDGAAYQQTKAAYNQTLESFLNDSQNGLTAFENDLGNTLNFASQLALYILWGSIVLGLVVVSLAYYLAGRITQPILATAAIAQRVADGDLNVEIPAGGDDEIGRMLRALQLMTTRLSTIIQDEQAAAHRMLEISAHLNDAAQGLSSGNAKQAAGVAQTTVSIEQMNAIINGNADKAKHTYLSAVKSATMVDEGEQAVTETVQVMRDIIAKINVIEDIAEQTNMLALNATMEAARAGEHGRGFAVVAKEVRKLAEHSREAAEDITALADRSMVVSKRTGDLFKQIVPSIQQTSELMADITRSSLEQNNGIAQINSAMVQLDEVTQHNAVAAEQLATSSHDMAAQAAQLQRALAYFKLEV; from the coding sequence ATGCCTTTATTTAAGAGATTAGCCGCTGGCAAAATTCGCACCCGAATTTTTGTGGGTTATCTCTGTGGCGCAATGACGCTGGCCGCCGTTGGCACAGCGACCTACCATGCCGTTGGCCAAATCCGCGCCATGCTGGTTTCCGTCAGCGCATCGCAGCAGCAGCTCTCCCGCGCCCACCAGATTCTCTGGCTAGATGAGGTGCTAACCCAGTCAATGCGCAACTACGTGTTGACCCAGGACAGCCGCTGGCAAGAGCGCTACGACACCTACTTTGACCCCCTGGAAGACCTGATCATTGCCGCCCAGGCCGAGGCTAGCGATCCTAAAATTCAGGCGCTTTTTGACCAGCAAAAAGTACTCAACGACAAACTGGCGGCCCTCGAGACCGAGGCCGTTGACCTACTGCTGGCGGGCAATCCTGACGCCGCCCTGCTGGTACTCGACGGGGCGGCATACCAGCAGACGAAAGCGGCCTACAACCAAACCCTCGAGAGTTTTCTCAACGATTCTCAAAATGGCCTGACCGCCTTTGAAAACGACCTGGGCAATACCCTCAATTTTGCGTCCCAGCTGGCGCTGTACATCCTGTGGGGCAGCATTGTGCTGGGCCTGGTGGTGGTGAGCTTGGCCTACTACCTGGCGGGGCGCATCACCCAGCCAATTTTGGCGACGGCGGCGATCGCCCAGCGGGTCGCCGACGGCGATCTAAATGTCGAAATTCCTGCCGGTGGCGACGATGAAATTGGCCGCATGCTGAGGGCGCTCCAGCTGATGACAACTCGCCTGTCCACCATCATTCAAGATGAGCAGGCGGCGGCCCACCGCATGCTAGAGATTTCGGCCCATCTCAACGATGCGGCCCAGGGGCTTTCCTCCGGCAATGCCAAGCAGGCGGCGGGGGTCGCCCAAACCACCGTGTCGATTGAACAGATGAATGCGATCATCAATGGCAATGCCGACAAAGCCAAGCACACCTATCTATCGGCGGTCAAATCGGCGACCATGGTGGACGAGGGCGAACAGGCGGTCACCGAGACCGTTCAGGTGATGCGCGATATCATCGCCAAAATCAACGTGATTGAAGACATCGCCGAGCAAACCAATATGCTGGCCCTCAACGCCACCATGGAGGCCGCCCGGGCCGGAGAACATGGCAGGGGGTTTGCCGTAGTGGCCAAGGAGGTGCGCAAGCTGGCTGAACACAGCCGCGAGGCCGCCGAAGACATTACCGCCCTGGCCGATCGCAGCATGGTGGTGAGCAAGCGCACGGGCGACCTCTTTAAGCAAATTGTCCCCAGCATTCAGCAGACCTCTGAGCTGATGGCCGATATCACCCGTTCGAGCCTGGAGCAAAACAACGGCATTGCCCAGATCAACAGCGCCATGGTGCAGCTCGACGAAGTCACCCAGCACAATGCCGTCGCCGCTGAGCAGCTGGCCACCTCCAGCCACGACATGGCGGCCCAGGCCGCTCAGCTCCAGCGAGCCCTGGCCTACTTTAAGCTGGAAGTCTGA
- a CDS encoding DUF4278 domain-containing protein, with protein MQLTYRGQSYEVSTPAVDATTTGETAMFMGRPYVRRQFAVALRQQPATLTYRGVPYAR; from the coding sequence ATGCAACTCACCTATCGCGGCCAATCCTACGAAGTGTCTACCCCCGCTGTAGATGCGACGACCACGGGCGAAACGGCAATGTTTATGGGCCGTCCCTACGTTCGCAGGCAGTTTGCCGTGGCTCTGCGCCAGCAGCCCGCCACTCTGACCTATCGCGGCGTTCCCTACGCCCGCTAG